DNA from Mycolicibacterium alvei:
CAAATTCAGAAGTGTGAATTACGTCTCTGTTGAACCGCATTGGGTGCATATTCGGCGCCTAAGAGGGATTCTTAACAAGTCCACGGCCAACCCGTTGCATCGCCTCAGCTTGGCCGAGCACTCTTGGCATTGAGTGTGAAGTGTCGTGAAGCTCCGCTGGAGGTCATTGAACATGGCGACAAAAGCTGCCGGCTCGACGGTTATCGAGCTGGCGACGCACCCGTTGTGGTGTTCGTCGCAGCGGTACGCCCGTGAGCTTGCCGCGGCCAAGCGCAGGCACCCCTCGTCCTATCGGTTCGACGACGAGGGCGACACGCCCGAAGCGGAATCTCAACGGTCTTCGCAGTCGGGACTGCGGACCAGCGCCCTGGTGACCCCGCTGGCCTGCGCAAGGGTCCTGAGCTTGCACGGCCCCCGCGGCGAGGCTGTCGCCGACTGAGGCGGAAGATCTGCGTCGCCGCTTGCCGTGGCCGGGGCGCCGTGGCCGAACCGTGACGAACACTTGACCGAATTGTCTTCGTGTGACTACACATTCGGGCCGCTGCGGGCCAATACCATGACATCGTTCAAGATCATGGGGGCATCGCAGAGGGATCGGTTTGATGCGCGCGGTTTTTCAGGGTGTTCTCGTACTGGTCGTGGTCACCATGACCTACTTCTCCGGCGGTAACAACCGCGTCGACACGGCGGCGGTGAATCTTCCGCTGACGTCGACCATCGAATCGATCGCGCCGTCCGAAGGCGCGGTCGTCGGTGTGGCGCATCCGGTGGTGGTGACGTTCAAGAACCCGGTCACCAACCGCTCGGTGGTCGAACGCGCCCTTGGGCTCAAGTCGACGCCGGCTCGTGCGGGCAGCTACGAGTGGCTCGACGCCAATGTCGTGTCGTGGAAGCCGGCCGAGTTCTGGCCGGCGCACAGCACCGTGATGCTGTCAGTGGGCGGCATGCGGACCGAATTTCAAACGGGCCCCGCGGTTATCGGTGTCGCGGACATCTCCGACCACACCTTCACCGTGACGATCGACGGGCTCGGTGAAGATCCGCCGATCGATCTACCGGCTCCGCACCACCTGCCGCACGCCGGGGAAGCGGGTGTGCTGCTGGCCTCCTTGGGGCGTCCGGAATATGCGACTCCGGTCGGGACCTATGCCGTTCTGGGGAAAGACCGCACCGTGAAGATGGATTCGAGCAGCGTCGGCATTCCCGTCGATGCCCCCGACGGCTATCTCCTCGACGTGGAGTACGCGGTCCGCTTCACCCAGCGGGGCCTGTTCGTGCACTCGGCACCGTGGGCCGTGCCGTCGATGGGGCTGGAGAACACCAGCCACGGCTGCATCAGCCTGATTCCCGCTGCCGCGGAGTGGTACTTCAACACGGTGCAGATCGGCGACCCGGTGATCGTCCAGGAGTAGCCAATTCTGCTGTGAGGCAGGACAACGCACACCCTCACGCCCGAAGGCACAGAAAAGGCGCCTGGCTCGCAAGCCAGGCGCCTTTTCTGTGCTGGGGAGGATCAGCCGGTGGGACCCGGCAGCGTCGGCGTGCCGGCG
Protein-coding regions in this window:
- a CDS encoding L,D-transpeptidase, yielding MTYFSGGNNRVDTAAVNLPLTSTIESIAPSEGAVVGVAHPVVVTFKNPVTNRSVVERALGLKSTPARAGSYEWLDANVVSWKPAEFWPAHSTVMLSVGGMRTEFQTGPAVIGVADISDHTFTVTIDGLGEDPPIDLPAPHHLPHAGEAGVLLASLGRPEYATPVGTYAVLGKDRTVKMDSSSVGIPVDAPDGYLLDVEYAVRFTQRGLFVHSAPWAVPSMGLENTSHGCISLIPAAAEWYFNTVQIGDPVIVQE